In Myxocyprinus asiaticus isolate MX2 ecotype Aquarium Trade chromosome 8, UBuf_Myxa_2, whole genome shotgun sequence, a single genomic region encodes these proteins:
- the LOC127445447 gene encoding AH receptor-interacting protein-like isoform X1, with product MEELAVKLGADGIYKKLISPGKGELSSFPDGTKVKFHYRTSLCDGTVLDDSRTMGGRSKPMELILGKKFKLPVWEQVVTTMREGEVAEFTCDVKHTALYPMVSLSLRNISQGKDPLEGQRHCCGIAQVHSHHSLGYPDLDKLQANPQPLVFTLEMLQVLPPGSFQMEIWAMTDDEKLEAIPHIHEEGNSLFKSGDIVGASEKYYSAIACLKSLQMKERPGDETWIKLDNMITPLLLNYCQCKHLLGQYYEVLDHCSSIINKYDNVKAYFKRGKAHAAVWNEAEARADFAKVVALDPSLDTSVAKELKAMEDRIREKQKEEKGRYKNLFSYSGKASAAATTG from the exons GTCAAGTTTCATTACCGCACTAGCCTTTGTGATGGCACGGTGCTGGATGACTCCAGGACCATGGGAGGTCGCAGCAAACCTATGGAGCTCATACTGGGGAAGAAATTCAAACTTCCTGTGTGGGAGCAAGTGGTAACCACTATGAGAGAGGGTGAAGTGGCTGAATTCACCTGTGATGTCAAG CATACAGCTCTATATCCTATGGTTTCTCTGTCACTACGCAACATCAGCCAAGGAAAAGACCCACTGGAAGGACAGAGACATTGCTGTGGAATAGCCCAGGTGCACTCACATCATTCATTAGGTTACCCAGATCTGGATAAGTTGCAGGCCAATCCTCAGCCTTTAGTTTTTACTCTGGAAATGCTACAG GTGTTGCCTCCTGGCTCCTTCCAAATGGAGATATGGGCAATGACAGATGATGAGAAGCTGGAAGCCATACCACACATCCATGAGGAGGGAAATTCGCTCTTCAAGAGTGGAGATATTGTAGGAGCTTCTGAGAAGTACTACAGTGCAATAGCCTGTCTGAAGAGCTTGCAGATGAAG gaGCGGCCAGGTGATGAGACATGGATCAAACTTGACAACATGATCACTCCTCTCCTCCTCAACTACTGCCAGTGCAAGCACCTCCTGGGCCAGTACTATgaggttttggaccactgctctTCTATCATCAACAAAtatg ATAATGTGAAGGCATATTTTAAACGGGGAAAGGCTCATGCAGCAGTATGGAATGAGGCTGAGGCAAGAGCTGACTTTGCCAAAGTGGTTGCATTAGACCCATCACTGGACACCTCAGTTGCAAAGGAGTTGAAAGCAATGGAGGACCGCATCCGGGAAAAACAGAAAGAGGAGAAGGGACGCTACAAGAATCTCTTCAGCTACAGTGGCAAAGCTTCTGCTGCAGCTACCACG GGCTGA
- the LOC127445455 gene encoding cyclin-dependent kinase 2-associated protein 2-like, producing MSYKPIAPAPTGSNHTPPGSCGSSPSLPSSSNFRPAFSDFGPPSMGFVQPVKVSQGSTYSELLSVIEEMSREIRPTYAGSKSAMERLKRGIIHARALVRECLAETERSART from the exons ATGAGTTACAAGCCGATCGCCCCCGCACCCACCGGCTCCAACCACACGCCACCAG GATCCTGCGGCTCTTCTCCATCACTGCCCTCCTCATCGAACTTCAGACCAGCATTCAGTGACTTTGGTCCACCATCGATGGGCTTTGTGCaa CCAGTGAAAGTGTCCCAGGGATCCACCTACAGTGAGCTTCTCTCTGTCATTGAGGAGATGAGCCGTGAAATTCGGCCTACCTATGCCGGCAGCAAAAGTGCCATGGAAAGACTGAAGAGAG GTATCATCCACGCACGTGCTCTTGTCCGGGAGTGTCTAGCAGAGACAGAGCGAAGTGCTCGCACATAA
- the LOC127445447 gene encoding AH receptor-interacting protein-like isoform X2 encodes MGGRSKPMELILGKKFKLPVWEQVVTTMREGEVAEFTCDVKHTALYPMVSLSLRNISQGKDPLEGQRHCCGIAQVHSHHSLGYPDLDKLQANPQPLVFTLEMLQVLPPGSFQMEIWAMTDDEKLEAIPHIHEEGNSLFKSGDIVGASEKYYSAIACLKSLQMKERPGDETWIKLDNMITPLLLNYCQCKHLLGQYYEVLDHCSSIINKYDNVKAYFKRGKAHAAVWNEAEARADFAKVVALDPSLDTSVAKELKAMEDRIREKQKEEKGRYKNLFSYSGKASAAATTG; translated from the exons ATGGGAGGTCGCAGCAAACCTATGGAGCTCATACTGGGGAAGAAATTCAAACTTCCTGTGTGGGAGCAAGTGGTAACCACTATGAGAGAGGGTGAAGTGGCTGAATTCACCTGTGATGTCAAG CATACAGCTCTATATCCTATGGTTTCTCTGTCACTACGCAACATCAGCCAAGGAAAAGACCCACTGGAAGGACAGAGACATTGCTGTGGAATAGCCCAGGTGCACTCACATCATTCATTAGGTTACCCAGATCTGGATAAGTTGCAGGCCAATCCTCAGCCTTTAGTTTTTACTCTGGAAATGCTACAG GTGTTGCCTCCTGGCTCCTTCCAAATGGAGATATGGGCAATGACAGATGATGAGAAGCTGGAAGCCATACCACACATCCATGAGGAGGGAAATTCGCTCTTCAAGAGTGGAGATATTGTAGGAGCTTCTGAGAAGTACTACAGTGCAATAGCCTGTCTGAAGAGCTTGCAGATGAAG gaGCGGCCAGGTGATGAGACATGGATCAAACTTGACAACATGATCACTCCTCTCCTCCTCAACTACTGCCAGTGCAAGCACCTCCTGGGCCAGTACTATgaggttttggaccactgctctTCTATCATCAACAAAtatg ATAATGTGAAGGCATATTTTAAACGGGGAAAGGCTCATGCAGCAGTATGGAATGAGGCTGAGGCAAGAGCTGACTTTGCCAAAGTGGTTGCATTAGACCCATCACTGGACACCTCAGTTGCAAAGGAGTTGAAAGCAATGGAGGACCGCATCCGGGAAAAACAGAAAGAGGAGAAGGGACGCTACAAGAATCTCTTCAGCTACAGTGGCAAAGCTTCTGCTGCAGCTACCACG GGCTGA